One genomic segment of Gossypium arboreum isolate Shixiya-1 chromosome 3, ASM2569848v2, whole genome shotgun sequence includes these proteins:
- the LOC108479448 gene encoding DNA repair protein RAD16 isoform X1, with protein sequence MQLRSRKRTSNFSTNEEHSDSSDQADNFIQLDDLSDSETYVRSSDSDLGEEEILDLNHKAVKAAPITISDFTEPPTNRGNGEQILSEQNESQFDFNVSTAKKRNNTKRKKKARSGQPLMWEVWEQEHEKWIDENLTVDVDLDQQNAVITETSDASSDLIIPLLRYQKEWLAWALKQEDSNTKGGILADEMGMGKTIQAIALVLAKRQVLHTIGEPNVSSQTAGSSTDLPRIRCTLVICPVVAVSQWVSEIDRFTSRGSTKVLVYHGANRGKNVKQFSEYDFVITTYSIVEAEYRKFMMPPKEKCPYCGKSFHQKKLSVHLKYYCGPDAIKTENQSKQERKKPKSMFKSGKKHASNYEADSRKRASKKKAKHNKEDKDRDFEFDETSAGKEHNLPEGKSLLHSVKWERIILDEAHFVKDRRCNTAKAVLSLESLYKWALSGTPLQNRVGELYSLVRFLQIVPYSYYLCKDCDCKTLDYSSSTQCPKCPHNSVRHFCWWNKYVATPIQHYGNGEIGKRAMILLKHKILKNIVLRRTKKGRAADLALPPRIISLRRDTMDIKETDYYESLYSESQAQFNTYVQAGTVMNNYAHIFDLLTRLRQAVDHPYLVVYSSTAAQRAGNIVNGDRNDDEQVCGICNDPAEDPVVTACAHVFCKACLIDFSASLGNVSCPSCSRLLTVDLTTNADGGQSSKTTLKGFKSSSILNRIQLNDFQTSTKIEALREEIRFMVERDGSAKGIVFSQFTSFLDLIKYSLHKSSIKCVQLVGSMSLAARDAAIKSFTEDPDCKIFLMSLKAGGVALNLTVASHVFLMDPWWNPAVERQAQDRIHRIGQCKPIRIVRFVIENTIEERILKLQEKKELVFEGTVGGSTEALGKLTEADMRFLFV encoded by the exons ATGCAGCTTCGATCGCGTAAAAGGACCTCCAACTTCTCTACCAATG AAGAACACAGCGATAGTTCTGACCAAGCCGATAATTTTATCCAGTTGGATGATCTCTCCGATTCAGAAACCTATGTCCGTTCCTCCGATTCTGATCTAG GGGAAGAGGAGATTCTGGACTTAAACCATAAAGCAGTGAAAGCTGCTCCTATCACCATTTCTGATTTTACCGAGCCTCCAACAAACAGAGGCAATGGTGAACAGATACTATCTGAGCAAAATGAAAGCCAGTTTGACTTTAATGTGTCAACCGCGAAGAAGAGAAACAAtacaaaaaggaaaaagaaggcTAGGTCTGGGCAACCGTTAATGTGGGAAGTTTGGGAACAAGAGCATGAGAAATGGATTGATGAGAATTTGACGGTAGATGTTGATCTTGATCAACAGAATGCGGTAATAACTGAGACTTCTGACGCATCATCCGACTTAATTATTCCTTTGTTGAGGTACCAAAAGGAATGGTTGGCCTGGGCTCTGAAACAGGAAGACTCAAATACCAAAGGGGGAATCCTTGCAGATGAGATGGGAATGGGGAAGACCATTCAAGCGATAGCCCTTGTCCTTGCCAAACGTCAAGTACTCCATACAATTGGTGAACCCAATGTTTCGTCACAGACTGCAGGTTCATCAACAGATTTGCCCAGGATAAGATGCACCCTTGTTATTTGTCCGGTTGTTGCGGTGAGTCAGTGGGTAAGTGAGATTGATCGGTTTACTTCAAGGGGAAGCACCAAGGTGTTGGTTTACCATGGTGCCAATAGAGGGAAAAATGTGAAACAGTTCTCAGAATATGATTTTGTAATAACAACATATTCGATTGTTGAGGCTGAATATAGGAAATTCATGATGCCACCAAAGGAGAAATGCCCTTACTGTGGGAAGTCATTTCACCAAAAGAAGCTCTCCGTTCACTTGAAATATTATTGTGGGCCTGATGCTATTAAAACAGAAAACCAATCTAAGCAAGAGAGAAAGAAACCAAAATCTATGTTCAAGTCAGGCAAAAAACATGCTAGTAATTATGAAGCTGATTCCAGAAAGAGGGCTAGCAAGAAGAAAGCAAAGCATAATAAGGAAGACAAAGACAGAGACTTTGAGTTTGATGAAACTTCTGCAGGCAAAGAACATAACTTGCCTGAGGGAAAATCACTTCTACACTCTGTGAAGTGGGAGCGCATCATCTTGGATGAG GCTCATTTTGTGAAAGATAGACGTTGTAATACTGCAAAGGCTGTCCTTTCTTTGGAATCCTTATACAAATGGGCTTTGAGTGGCACTCCACTGCAGAATCGTGTTGGAGAACTGTACTCTTTG GTTCGCTTCTTGCAAATAGTTCCATACTCCTATTACTTGTGCAAAGATTGTGACTGCAAAACTCTTGATTATAG TTCATCAACACAATGCCCAAAGTGCCCCCATAATTCTGTGAGGCATTTTTGTTGGTGGAATAAG TATGTGGCTACGCCAATACAACATTATGGAAATGGTGAGATCGGGAAAAGAGCTATGATATTGCTAAAACACAAAATTTTGAAGAACATTGTCCTAAGGCGTACCAAGAAAGGCAGGGCTGCTGATCTTGCTCTTCCTCCTAGAATT ATTTCCTTGAGACGGGACACCATGGACATTAAAGAAACTGACTATTATGAATCTTTGTACAGTGAAAGTCAGGCACAATTTAACAC ATATGTTCAAGCAGGAACTGTAATGAACAATTATGCTCACATTTTTGACCTCCTCACACGCTTGCGGCAG GCTGTTGATCACCCTTACCTTGTAGTATATTCAAGTACTGCTGCACAAAGAGCTGGAAACATAGTCAATGGTGATAGGAATGATGATGAACAAGTTTGTGGCATTTGCAATGATCCTGCAGAAGATCCAGTG GTTACTGCATGTGCACATGTCTTCTGCAAAGCTTGTCTGATTGATTTTTCTGCCTCCCTGGGAAATGTCTCATGCCCCTCATGCTCAAGATTACTTACTGTTGATCTGACTACGAATGCAGATGGAGGGCAATCTAGCAAAACAACACTGAAGGGGTTTAAATCCTCAAGTATTCTGAACAGAATTCAATTAAATGATTTTCAGACGAGCACTAAAATAGAGGCTTTG AGGGAAGAAATCAGATTCATGGTGGAAAGAGATGGTTCTGCGAAGGGAATTGTTTTCAGCCAATTCACATCTTTCTTGGATCTCATAAAATACTCCCTTCATAAG TCCAGCATAAAATGTGTTCAACTAGTAGGGAGCATGTCCTTGGCTGCGAGAGATGCTGCAATTAAGAGTTTTACTGAGGATCCAGATTGCAAGATATTTCTCATGAGTTTGAAAGCTGGAGGTGTTGCCCTTAATCTCACAGTTGCATCACAT GTTTTCTTGATGGACCCTTGGTGGAACCCAGCTGTGGAGCGCCAAGCACAAGATAGGATACACCGAATAGGGCAATGTAAACCAATAAG GATTGTGAGGTTTGTTATTGAGAACACAATAGAGGAGAGGATATTAAAGCTGCAAGAAAAGAAGGAATTAGTGTTTGAAGG GACGGTGGGTGGCTCCACAGAGGCTCTAGGAAAATTGACGGAGGCAGACATGAGATTTCTATTTGTGTGA
- the LOC108479448 gene encoding DNA repair protein RAD16 isoform X3 yields MLDDLSDSETYVRSSDSDLGEEEILDLNHKAVKAAPITISDFTEPPTNRGNGEQILSEQNESQFDFNVSTAKKRNNTKRKKKARSGQPLMWEVWEQEHEKWIDENLTVDVDLDQQNAVITETSDASSDLIIPLLRYQKEWLAWALKQEDSNTKGGILADEMGMGKTIQAIALVLAKRQVLHTIGEPNVSSQTAGSSTDLPRIRCTLVICPVVAVSQWVSEIDRFTSRGSTKVLVYHGANRGKNVKQFSEYDFVITTYSIVEAEYRKFMMPPKEKCPYCGKSFHQKKLSVHLKYYCGPDAIKTENQSKQERKKPKSMFKSGKKHASNYEADSRKRASKKKAKHNKEDKDRDFEFDETSAGKEHNLPEGKSLLHSVKWERIILDEAHFVKDRRCNTAKAVLSLESLYKWALSGTPLQNRVGELYSLVRFLQIVPYSYYLCKDCDCKTLDYSSSTQCPKCPHNSVRHFCWWNKYVATPIQHYGNGEIGKRAMILLKHKILKNIVLRRTKKGRAADLALPPRIISLRRDTMDIKETDYYESLYSESQAQFNTYVQAGTVMNNYAHIFDLLTRLRQAVDHPYLVVYSSTAAQRAGNIVNGDRNDDEQVCGICNDPAEDPVVTACAHVFCKACLIDFSASLGNVSCPSCSRLLTVDLTTNADGGQSSKTTLKGFKSSSILNRIQLNDFQTSTKIEALREEIRFMVERDGSAKGIVFSQFTSFLDLIKYSLHKSSIKCVQLVGSMSLAARDAAIKSFTEDPDCKIFLMSLKAGGVALNLTVASHVFLMDPWWNPAVERQAQDRIHRIGQCKPIRIVRFVIENTIEERILKLQEKKELVFEGTVGGSTEALGKLTEADMRFLFV; encoded by the exons ATG TTGGATGATCTCTCCGATTCAGAAACCTATGTCCGTTCCTCCGATTCTGATCTAG GGGAAGAGGAGATTCTGGACTTAAACCATAAAGCAGTGAAAGCTGCTCCTATCACCATTTCTGATTTTACCGAGCCTCCAACAAACAGAGGCAATGGTGAACAGATACTATCTGAGCAAAATGAAAGCCAGTTTGACTTTAATGTGTCAACCGCGAAGAAGAGAAACAAtacaaaaaggaaaaagaaggcTAGGTCTGGGCAACCGTTAATGTGGGAAGTTTGGGAACAAGAGCATGAGAAATGGATTGATGAGAATTTGACGGTAGATGTTGATCTTGATCAACAGAATGCGGTAATAACTGAGACTTCTGACGCATCATCCGACTTAATTATTCCTTTGTTGAGGTACCAAAAGGAATGGTTGGCCTGGGCTCTGAAACAGGAAGACTCAAATACCAAAGGGGGAATCCTTGCAGATGAGATGGGAATGGGGAAGACCATTCAAGCGATAGCCCTTGTCCTTGCCAAACGTCAAGTACTCCATACAATTGGTGAACCCAATGTTTCGTCACAGACTGCAGGTTCATCAACAGATTTGCCCAGGATAAGATGCACCCTTGTTATTTGTCCGGTTGTTGCGGTGAGTCAGTGGGTAAGTGAGATTGATCGGTTTACTTCAAGGGGAAGCACCAAGGTGTTGGTTTACCATGGTGCCAATAGAGGGAAAAATGTGAAACAGTTCTCAGAATATGATTTTGTAATAACAACATATTCGATTGTTGAGGCTGAATATAGGAAATTCATGATGCCACCAAAGGAGAAATGCCCTTACTGTGGGAAGTCATTTCACCAAAAGAAGCTCTCCGTTCACTTGAAATATTATTGTGGGCCTGATGCTATTAAAACAGAAAACCAATCTAAGCAAGAGAGAAAGAAACCAAAATCTATGTTCAAGTCAGGCAAAAAACATGCTAGTAATTATGAAGCTGATTCCAGAAAGAGGGCTAGCAAGAAGAAAGCAAAGCATAATAAGGAAGACAAAGACAGAGACTTTGAGTTTGATGAAACTTCTGCAGGCAAAGAACATAACTTGCCTGAGGGAAAATCACTTCTACACTCTGTGAAGTGGGAGCGCATCATCTTGGATGAG GCTCATTTTGTGAAAGATAGACGTTGTAATACTGCAAAGGCTGTCCTTTCTTTGGAATCCTTATACAAATGGGCTTTGAGTGGCACTCCACTGCAGAATCGTGTTGGAGAACTGTACTCTTTG GTTCGCTTCTTGCAAATAGTTCCATACTCCTATTACTTGTGCAAAGATTGTGACTGCAAAACTCTTGATTATAG TTCATCAACACAATGCCCAAAGTGCCCCCATAATTCTGTGAGGCATTTTTGTTGGTGGAATAAG TATGTGGCTACGCCAATACAACATTATGGAAATGGTGAGATCGGGAAAAGAGCTATGATATTGCTAAAACACAAAATTTTGAAGAACATTGTCCTAAGGCGTACCAAGAAAGGCAGGGCTGCTGATCTTGCTCTTCCTCCTAGAATT ATTTCCTTGAGACGGGACACCATGGACATTAAAGAAACTGACTATTATGAATCTTTGTACAGTGAAAGTCAGGCACAATTTAACAC ATATGTTCAAGCAGGAACTGTAATGAACAATTATGCTCACATTTTTGACCTCCTCACACGCTTGCGGCAG GCTGTTGATCACCCTTACCTTGTAGTATATTCAAGTACTGCTGCACAAAGAGCTGGAAACATAGTCAATGGTGATAGGAATGATGATGAACAAGTTTGTGGCATTTGCAATGATCCTGCAGAAGATCCAGTG GTTACTGCATGTGCACATGTCTTCTGCAAAGCTTGTCTGATTGATTTTTCTGCCTCCCTGGGAAATGTCTCATGCCCCTCATGCTCAAGATTACTTACTGTTGATCTGACTACGAATGCAGATGGAGGGCAATCTAGCAAAACAACACTGAAGGGGTTTAAATCCTCAAGTATTCTGAACAGAATTCAATTAAATGATTTTCAGACGAGCACTAAAATAGAGGCTTTG AGGGAAGAAATCAGATTCATGGTGGAAAGAGATGGTTCTGCGAAGGGAATTGTTTTCAGCCAATTCACATCTTTCTTGGATCTCATAAAATACTCCCTTCATAAG TCCAGCATAAAATGTGTTCAACTAGTAGGGAGCATGTCCTTGGCTGCGAGAGATGCTGCAATTAAGAGTTTTACTGAGGATCCAGATTGCAAGATATTTCTCATGAGTTTGAAAGCTGGAGGTGTTGCCCTTAATCTCACAGTTGCATCACAT GTTTTCTTGATGGACCCTTGGTGGAACCCAGCTGTGGAGCGCCAAGCACAAGATAGGATACACCGAATAGGGCAATGTAAACCAATAAG GATTGTGAGGTTTGTTATTGAGAACACAATAGAGGAGAGGATATTAAAGCTGCAAGAAAAGAAGGAATTAGTGTTTGAAGG GACGGTGGGTGGCTCCACAGAGGCTCTAGGAAAATTGACGGAGGCAGACATGAGATTTCTATTTGTGTGA
- the LOC108479448 gene encoding DNA repair protein RAD16 isoform X2: MQLRSRKRTSNFSTNEHSDSSDQADNFIQLDDLSDSETYVRSSDSDLGEEEILDLNHKAVKAAPITISDFTEPPTNRGNGEQILSEQNESQFDFNVSTAKKRNNTKRKKKARSGQPLMWEVWEQEHEKWIDENLTVDVDLDQQNAVITETSDASSDLIIPLLRYQKEWLAWALKQEDSNTKGGILADEMGMGKTIQAIALVLAKRQVLHTIGEPNVSSQTAGSSTDLPRIRCTLVICPVVAVSQWVSEIDRFTSRGSTKVLVYHGANRGKNVKQFSEYDFVITTYSIVEAEYRKFMMPPKEKCPYCGKSFHQKKLSVHLKYYCGPDAIKTENQSKQERKKPKSMFKSGKKHASNYEADSRKRASKKKAKHNKEDKDRDFEFDETSAGKEHNLPEGKSLLHSVKWERIILDEAHFVKDRRCNTAKAVLSLESLYKWALSGTPLQNRVGELYSLVRFLQIVPYSYYLCKDCDCKTLDYSSSTQCPKCPHNSVRHFCWWNKYVATPIQHYGNGEIGKRAMILLKHKILKNIVLRRTKKGRAADLALPPRIISLRRDTMDIKETDYYESLYSESQAQFNTYVQAGTVMNNYAHIFDLLTRLRQAVDHPYLVVYSSTAAQRAGNIVNGDRNDDEQVCGICNDPAEDPVVTACAHVFCKACLIDFSASLGNVSCPSCSRLLTVDLTTNADGGQSSKTTLKGFKSSSILNRIQLNDFQTSTKIEALREEIRFMVERDGSAKGIVFSQFTSFLDLIKYSLHKSSIKCVQLVGSMSLAARDAAIKSFTEDPDCKIFLMSLKAGGVALNLTVASHVFLMDPWWNPAVERQAQDRIHRIGQCKPIRIVRFVIENTIEERILKLQEKKELVFEGTVGGSTEALGKLTEADMRFLFV; this comes from the exons ATGCAGCTTCGATCGCGTAAAAGGACCTCCAACTTCTCTACCAATG AACACAGCGATAGTTCTGACCAAGCCGATAATTTTATCCAGTTGGATGATCTCTCCGATTCAGAAACCTATGTCCGTTCCTCCGATTCTGATCTAG GGGAAGAGGAGATTCTGGACTTAAACCATAAAGCAGTGAAAGCTGCTCCTATCACCATTTCTGATTTTACCGAGCCTCCAACAAACAGAGGCAATGGTGAACAGATACTATCTGAGCAAAATGAAAGCCAGTTTGACTTTAATGTGTCAACCGCGAAGAAGAGAAACAAtacaaaaaggaaaaagaaggcTAGGTCTGGGCAACCGTTAATGTGGGAAGTTTGGGAACAAGAGCATGAGAAATGGATTGATGAGAATTTGACGGTAGATGTTGATCTTGATCAACAGAATGCGGTAATAACTGAGACTTCTGACGCATCATCCGACTTAATTATTCCTTTGTTGAGGTACCAAAAGGAATGGTTGGCCTGGGCTCTGAAACAGGAAGACTCAAATACCAAAGGGGGAATCCTTGCAGATGAGATGGGAATGGGGAAGACCATTCAAGCGATAGCCCTTGTCCTTGCCAAACGTCAAGTACTCCATACAATTGGTGAACCCAATGTTTCGTCACAGACTGCAGGTTCATCAACAGATTTGCCCAGGATAAGATGCACCCTTGTTATTTGTCCGGTTGTTGCGGTGAGTCAGTGGGTAAGTGAGATTGATCGGTTTACTTCAAGGGGAAGCACCAAGGTGTTGGTTTACCATGGTGCCAATAGAGGGAAAAATGTGAAACAGTTCTCAGAATATGATTTTGTAATAACAACATATTCGATTGTTGAGGCTGAATATAGGAAATTCATGATGCCACCAAAGGAGAAATGCCCTTACTGTGGGAAGTCATTTCACCAAAAGAAGCTCTCCGTTCACTTGAAATATTATTGTGGGCCTGATGCTATTAAAACAGAAAACCAATCTAAGCAAGAGAGAAAGAAACCAAAATCTATGTTCAAGTCAGGCAAAAAACATGCTAGTAATTATGAAGCTGATTCCAGAAAGAGGGCTAGCAAGAAGAAAGCAAAGCATAATAAGGAAGACAAAGACAGAGACTTTGAGTTTGATGAAACTTCTGCAGGCAAAGAACATAACTTGCCTGAGGGAAAATCACTTCTACACTCTGTGAAGTGGGAGCGCATCATCTTGGATGAG GCTCATTTTGTGAAAGATAGACGTTGTAATACTGCAAAGGCTGTCCTTTCTTTGGAATCCTTATACAAATGGGCTTTGAGTGGCACTCCACTGCAGAATCGTGTTGGAGAACTGTACTCTTTG GTTCGCTTCTTGCAAATAGTTCCATACTCCTATTACTTGTGCAAAGATTGTGACTGCAAAACTCTTGATTATAG TTCATCAACACAATGCCCAAAGTGCCCCCATAATTCTGTGAGGCATTTTTGTTGGTGGAATAAG TATGTGGCTACGCCAATACAACATTATGGAAATGGTGAGATCGGGAAAAGAGCTATGATATTGCTAAAACACAAAATTTTGAAGAACATTGTCCTAAGGCGTACCAAGAAAGGCAGGGCTGCTGATCTTGCTCTTCCTCCTAGAATT ATTTCCTTGAGACGGGACACCATGGACATTAAAGAAACTGACTATTATGAATCTTTGTACAGTGAAAGTCAGGCACAATTTAACAC ATATGTTCAAGCAGGAACTGTAATGAACAATTATGCTCACATTTTTGACCTCCTCACACGCTTGCGGCAG GCTGTTGATCACCCTTACCTTGTAGTATATTCAAGTACTGCTGCACAAAGAGCTGGAAACATAGTCAATGGTGATAGGAATGATGATGAACAAGTTTGTGGCATTTGCAATGATCCTGCAGAAGATCCAGTG GTTACTGCATGTGCACATGTCTTCTGCAAAGCTTGTCTGATTGATTTTTCTGCCTCCCTGGGAAATGTCTCATGCCCCTCATGCTCAAGATTACTTACTGTTGATCTGACTACGAATGCAGATGGAGGGCAATCTAGCAAAACAACACTGAAGGGGTTTAAATCCTCAAGTATTCTGAACAGAATTCAATTAAATGATTTTCAGACGAGCACTAAAATAGAGGCTTTG AGGGAAGAAATCAGATTCATGGTGGAAAGAGATGGTTCTGCGAAGGGAATTGTTTTCAGCCAATTCACATCTTTCTTGGATCTCATAAAATACTCCCTTCATAAG TCCAGCATAAAATGTGTTCAACTAGTAGGGAGCATGTCCTTGGCTGCGAGAGATGCTGCAATTAAGAGTTTTACTGAGGATCCAGATTGCAAGATATTTCTCATGAGTTTGAAAGCTGGAGGTGTTGCCCTTAATCTCACAGTTGCATCACAT GTTTTCTTGATGGACCCTTGGTGGAACCCAGCTGTGGAGCGCCAAGCACAAGATAGGATACACCGAATAGGGCAATGTAAACCAATAAG GATTGTGAGGTTTGTTATTGAGAACACAATAGAGGAGAGGATATTAAAGCTGCAAGAAAAGAAGGAATTAGTGTTTGAAGG GACGGTGGGTGGCTCCACAGAGGCTCTAGGAAAATTGACGGAGGCAGACATGAGATTTCTATTTGTGTGA